The stretch of DNA GGTCTATCACCGCTTCTTCACCGTGATGAAGCGCCTGCCCCCGGACTGGGCCCAGGTCTTCGCCACCGTGGACTTCCGGCATCGTCTCGCCATCGTCGCGGAGCGCGACACCCCGACGGGGTCGGAGATCATCGGCGTCGGGCGCTACGAGCCGAGCGACGGCGAGGACGCCGTGGAGGTCGCCTTCGTGGTTGAGGACGGCTGGCAGGGGTTCGGGCTCGGCCCCATCCTCCTCGACGCCGTGCTCCGCGCCGGCGAGGCGCGCGGCATCCAGCGGTTCCGCGCGTACGTGCTGGCGGACAACTCCCGCATGCTGAAGCTGCTCGACCGCCACACCGACGTGGTCGAGCGGCGGCTCGAGGATGGGGTGGTGTCCCTCCTCTTCCGGGCGCGACCGGTTACAGCAGCTTCTCCATGATCAGCGTGTCCACCCAGCGGCCGTCGAGCCGGCCCATCTCGCGGAAGACGCCGACCTTCGTGAAGCCCATGCGCTCATAGAGCGCCACGCCGGACTCGTTGAAGGGGAAGGTCGACAGTATCATCTTGTGATAGTCGAGCGCCCGCGCCTGCTCGATGAGGTGGGCGAGCAGCTGCCGACCCACCCCGCGCCCGCGCCAGCCCCGCTCGACGTAGACGGAGAAGTCGGCGACGTAGCGGTACGCCTCGCGGGGGTTGTAGACGTTCAGGCTGCCCCAACCGACGACGACCGCCGGCCCCTCGGCGCCGGGAGGCGCCTCCGCGACGAACACCGGATGGCGCGGTCCCCGCGCGGCCAGCCACTGGCCCCGCTCCGCAGGCGTCCGCAACTCGGTCTCGAGCGTCGCGATCCGGTCCTCGATGCCCTGGTTGTAGATGAGGCAGATGGCGGCCGCGTCGCTCGCGGTCGCGGCGCGGATCGCGAATTCGCTCATGCCCCGAGGGCACCTCCCGTTTGGGTATAATGCGCCTCGTGTTCGACAGCAAGCCTTTCTTCCCCTTGCCGCGGGAGCCCAGATGAAGCCGCTCATCGTCGTCGGTGGAGGCCTGCACCCCGAGGGACTGCGCCTCATGGAGAAGGAGGCGCGCGTCGCCGTCGTCTCCGATTCGCTCAGCGAGGCGGGCATGATCGCGGAGGCCAAGGAGGCGGCGGGCATCCTGTTCCGCTCGAAGCCCCTCTGCTCGCGCGCGCTGATGTCCGCGTTGCCGAAGCTCAAGGTGATCGGCCGGCACGGCGTCGGCCTCGACATCGTGGACTTGCCCGCCGCCACCGAGCTCGGCATCCCGGTCGTGCATGCGCCGGGCTCGAACTCCAACTCCGTCGCCGAGCACGCGATCCTGCTCATGCTCGCCTGCGCGAAGCAGGCGGTGGTCGTGGACCAGCGCACGCGGAAGGCGGAGTGGGGCAAGAGCCGGTGGGAGTCGCTGCTCGAGATGAACGGCAAGACCCTCGGCATCATCGGGGTGGGGAACATCGGCCGCCGGGTGGCGAAGACCGCCGGGGCGCTCGGCATGCGGGTGATCGGCTACGACAAGTACGTCGCCGCCGACGAGCTGCGCAACCGCGGGGTGGAGCCCATGCCGGACATGGCGTCGGTGCTCCGGCAGGCCGACGTGGTGACCTGCCATACGCCGCACACCAAGGACACGCACCACATGATCGACGCCGCCGCGGTGGCCCAGATGAAGGACGGCGTCATCTTCATCAATACGTCTCGCGGCAAGACCCAGGACGAGTCGGCGCTCCTCGCCGGGCTCGAGAGCGGCAAGATCCGCGCGGCCGGGCTCGACGTGTTCGAGGAGGAGCCGGTGTCCTCCGACAACCGGCTGCTCCAGCTCGAGAACGTGATCGTGTCGCCGCACATCGCCGGGGTGACCCGCGAGACCATGAAGGGCATGGCCGTGCAGGTGACGGAGGAGATGCTGCGGGTGCTGCGGGGCGAGCGGCCCCGCGTGCTCGGCAACCCCGATCTCTGGCCCCGGCTCGGCCACCTGAAGTAGGAGAGACCCATGCCGATCGACGCGCGTCATCCGAAGGAGATCCGGGCGGACATCCGCCGCGGCGTCCTCAGCGGGGTCACCGCCGGGCTCGCACCCGGCTTCGTGCAGGCCAACCTCGCCATCCTGCCCCGCGACGCCGCCTACGACTTCCTCCTGTTCTGCCAGCGCAACCCGCGGCCATGTCCGCTCATCGAGGTCACCGACGTCGGCTCGCCCGAGCCCAAGGGCGTGGCGCCGGAGGCGGACCTTCGCACCGATCTCCCACGCTACCGCATCTACAAGGACGGCGTGATGGCCGACGAGGTGACGGACATCACGCCGTTTTGGCGGGACGACCTCGTCGCGTTCCTGCTCGGCTGCTCCTTCACGTTCGAGTGGGCGCTGCTGGACGCGGGCATCCCGCTCCGGCACATCGACCAGGGCAAGAACGTGGCGATGTGGAAGACGTCGGTGGCGTGCCGGCCGGCCGGGCGCTTCCACGGCCCCATGGTGGTGTCGATGCGCCCGATCCCGCAGTCGATGGTGTCGAAGGCGGTGACGGCGTCCGCGCGCTATCCCAATGCCCACGGCGCGCCGGTCCAGATTGGAGATCCCGGGGCCATCGGAATCAAGGACGTGACCAAGCCCGACTGGGGTGACTTCGTGGGGATTCAGCCGGGCGAGGTGCCCGTGTTCTGGGCCTGCGGCGTCACGCCGCAGGCGGTGGCGCTGGCTTCGCGGCCCGAGTTCATGATCACGCACAGCCCGGGCCACATGTTCATCACCGATCTGCCGAACCATGCCCTCGCGGCCCTCTAGACTCCTCACCCCCATCCCTCTCCTCCTCGGAGGGAAGACCGTAGGCTGAGGGGTGATCTATCCCACGCCGCGCTTTCTGCCGTGCGGCGACCTCGCCCTCTCGGTGGAGCTGGCCGACGAGATCAGCCGCGAGGCCAACGCGCGTGTTCTCGCCCTCGAGTACCTGATCCGGGAGCGGCGCGTGGCCGGCATCACGGAGACGCTGCCGACGTACCGGTCGCTCCTCGTCTACTACGAGCCGGCGCAAGTCAATTTCGACGCGCTCACCGCGACGCTCCGCGCCCTCACCCCGGAGGCGCGCCCCGAGGTGTTGCCGCCCGCCCGCCACGTGGAGCTCCCGTGCTGCTACGGCGGTGAGCTGGGCTTCGAGCTGGAGGCCGCGGCCACCAAGCTGGGCCTGGCCCCCGAGGAGCTGGCGCGCCTGCACGCCGGCGCCGACTACCACGTCTACTTCGTGGGCTTCACGCCGGGCCTGCCGTACATGACGGGCATGCCCGAGCGGCTCAACATCCCGCGGCTGGTCAATCCGCGTACTAAGACTCCCGCGGGCAGCGTGTCCATCGGCGGCATCCAGTGCTGCATCTATTCCGTCGAGAGCCCGGGCGGCTTCTGGGTGCTGGGCCGGACGCCGGCGCGGCTCTACGATCCCGCCGCGGCCGAGCCCAGCCTGCTCCGCGCGGGCGACACCGTGCGCTTCCGCCCCATCGAGCGCGCCGAATTCGATTCCATCGCGGTCGAGGTGGCGGGGGGCCGCTGGCGCCCGCGTATCACGGCATGAATCTCCTCGTCCAGGACGCGGGCCCGCTCACCACCGTGCAGGATCTCGGCCGCATGGGCCAGCTCCGGGTGGGCCTGCCGCGCTCGGGCCCGATGGATCGTGAGGCCTTCGTGCTCGCGAATCGACTGGTTGGAAACGGCGACAATTCGGCCGGGCTCGAGTGCACGCTGATGGGGCCGCGCCTCGAGTTCGCGGCCGCGCGCTGGGTGGCGGTGACGGGGGCGGAGGTGTTCGTTGCGCTCGACGGCGAGGAGATGCCGCGCTGGGAGAGCTTCCGGGTGCCGGCGGGTGGGGTGTTGCGCATCGGCGCCGCACGAACGGGCGTCCGCGCCTATCTGGCCATTGCGGGGGGCATCACCACGCCGCTGGTGCTGGGCTCGCGCGCCACCTATGTCCGCGGCGGCCTGGGCGGGCTCCAGGGCCGTCCCCTCCGTAAGAATGACACGCTGCCGCTCGGCCCCGCGCCGGCGGGGGGGACGGCGCGCCGTGTGCGCGCGGAGATGGTGCCCACCCATGGCGACGAGCCACGCATTGACACCATTCTCGGCCCCCAGGACGATCGCTTCACCGCCGCCGGGATCGCGGCGCTCTTCGGCGGTCCCTATGAGATGCTGCCTCAATCGGACCGGATGGGCGCACGCTTCAAGGGCGCGCGCATCGAGCACACGCGGGGGCACGACATCATCTCCGACGGCATCGCGCTAGGAGCGATCCAGGTGATCGGAGACGGGCAGCCGATCGTGCTCCTCGTCGATCGACAAACCGCCGGCGGCTACACGAAGATCGGCGCGGTATGCTCGTACGAGATCGGGCGCGTCGGGCAGCTCAAGCCCGGCCAGCGGCTCCGGTTCCGGCAGGTCACGGTGGCGGCGGCGCATGCCGAGCTCGCCGCCCGGCGCGCCGTCCTCGAGACGGCCATCGCGTAACGCAGGCGCAGGAGAAGGAGAGAGAGCCATGACACTGGAGCACGCCGTTCGTGACTATCAGGCCAAGACCCCCCGCTCGCGCCAGCTCTTCGAGGACGCGCTGCGCGTGATGCCGGGCGGCAACAGCCGCACCACGACCTTTTTCGATCCATACCCGTTCTACATCACGCGGGGATCGGGCGCGCGCATCTGGGACGCCGACGGCAACGAGCGCCTCGACTTCAACGGCAACTACACGAGCCTCATCCTGGGCCACGCCAATCCCGCGGTGGTCAAGGCCATCCAGGACGCCGCGGTCAACGGGATGTCCTTTCCCGGGCCCAGCGAGCACGAGATACGGCTCGCGGACATCCTCACCAAGCGAATTCCCACCATGGAGGTCGTGCGCTTCGCGAACTCGGGCACCGAGGCCACCATGCACGCGATCCGCGTCGCGCGGGCGTTCACCGGACGGTCCAAGATCGCGAAGTTCGAGGGCGCCTACCACGGCACCCACGACTGGGTGCTGGTGAGCGTGGCCACGCCGGAGGGCGAGGGCGGCTCCCGCAAGCGGCCCAAGGCGGTCGCGTGGTCGGCGGGCGTCCCCGGCGCGGTGCTCAAGCACGTGGTGGTGCTGCCGTGGAACGATCTCGAGGCGTGCGTGAGGATTCTCGAGAAGGAGGCGCGCGACCTCGCGGCCCTGATCATCGATCCCCTGCTTGCCAACGCCGGCATGATCCCCGTGCGCGAGGGCTTCCTCGAGGGGCTGCGTGAGGCGACGGCGCGCCTGGGCATCCTCCTCGTCTTCGATGAGGTGATCTCGTTCCGCGTCGCCCCCGGCGGCGCGCAGGCGCGCTTCGGCATTCGCCCCGACCTCACCACGCTGGGCAAGATCATCGGCGGCGGCCTCGCCGTCGGCGCGTTCGGCGGCCGGGCCGAGGTGATGAACTTCTACGACCCGCGCGGCGGGAAGGGTCGCATCAACCACGGCGGCACCTTCAACGCGAACCCGCTCACCATGGCGGGCGGCGTGGCCACCATGGAGCAGCTCACGCCCGAGGCCTATGCGCGTCTTGACAACCTTGGCGACCGGCTCCGCGAGGGTGTGGGCCGCGTGCTGCGCAAGCAGAAGTATCCCGGCCAGATCACGGGGACGGGCTCGCTCTTCTGGCTGCACCACACGAAGAAGCGCCTCACCGACTATCGCTCGCAGCGGCCGGAGGATCCCAAGGCCCCGGTGGCGACGTTCATGGCGCTGATCAACGAGGGGTTCCTCATCTCGCAGCGCGGTCTCGGGGCCTGCTCGGTGGCGATGACGGACGCCGACGTGGACCGCTTCGTCGAGGCGGTGGGGCGCGTGCTCGCGGCGCGCGCGTCGTGACGGCGGCGGGGCCCGGGCGTCGGCGCATCGCTGGCGGCCGAGCGAGCACGCGGGGGTCGAGGTGGCAGGACTGCGCCGTGGCGAGGGGGACGGCGGCGCCGCGCTCGTGAAGGTGGCGGGGGGCGCGCGCTTCCCGCTTCACGATCACCCGGGCGGGGAAGAGGTCTACGTCGTGTCGGGGCGGGCGCGGATCGGCCATCTCGAGGTCGCGGCCGGGGATTATCTCTGGACGCCGCCCGGGGGCGTCCACGACCTCGAGGCGCGGGACGAGACGGTGATCTTCGTCACGACGCCCGGCGGGATCCGTCTCCTCGAGTAGTGGGCCTCAGGCGCCCGCGCGCTCCAGCCCGCCGATCGCCTCGTCGTCGAGCCGGATGCGCGTGGCATCGGCCAGCTCCTTCATCTGCGCCACCGACGTGGCGCTGGCGATGGGGGCAGTGATGCTGGGGCGCGCGAGGAGCCACGCCACCGCGACCTGTCCCGGCGTGACGCCGAGCCGCTTCGCCTCGCCCTCCACCGCGTCCAGCACCGCCCAACCCCGGTCGTTCATGTAGCGCTTGCTGATGCCCGCGGCCCGCGGGGTGCTCGGCAGCGCCTGCCCGCGGTGATACTTGCCGGTGAGGAAGCCCGCGGCCAGCGAGAAGTAGGGAATGACGGCGATACCGCGCTGCCGGCAGAGAGGCTCCAGCTCCGCCTCGTAGTCGGCGCGGTCGACCAGGTTGTAGCAGGGCTGAAGCGTCGCGTACGCGGCCAGACCGCGCTTGGCGCTCACCTCGAGGGCCTCGGCGAAGCGCTTGGCGCCGTAGTTGGACGCGCCGATGGCGCGGACCTTCCCCGACTTCACGAGCCCGTCGAACGCACGGAGCGTCTCGTCCAGCGGCGTGTCCGCGTCGTCGATGTGGGCCTGGTAGAGGTCGATGTAGTCGGTCCCGAGCCGCCGGAGGGAGTCCTCGACCGCCTTGGCGAACCGCGCAGGCGCGAGGCCCTTGTCGCCGGGGCCGTCGCCCATGGGGTTGCCGAGCTTGGTGGCGACGATGACGCGCGTCCGGTTCCCGCGCGCCTTCATCCAGCGCCCCAGGACGGTCTCGGACTCCCCGCCCGTGTGGCCCGGCGCCCAGCGAGAGTACACGTCCGCGGTGTCGACGAAGTCACCGCCCGCCGCCGCGAACGCGTCGAGCACCGCGAACGAGGTGGGCTCGTCGCAGGTCCAGCCGAGGACGTTGCCGCCGAAGCAGATCGAGGACACTTCCATGCCGGTCGAGCCGAGCCGTCGCTTGTCCATGGCGCGATTCTGCCATAAGATGAGGCCGATTTCCGATGACCGCCCACGAATCCGGTCCGCTCAAGCGCACGCCGCTCTACGACGTCCACGTCAAGGCCGGCGCGAAGATGGTCCCCTTCGGCGGGTGGAACATGCCGGTGCAGTACGCGGGCATCGTCGAGGAGCATCGCACCGTCCGCACCGCCGTCGGCCTCTTCGACATCAGCCACATGGGCGAGTTCGAGGTCGAGGGACCGAGCGCGCTCACCGCCGTGCAGCGCCTGTGCACCAATGACGCGGGCCCGCTCACGCGCGGGCAGGTGCAATACTCCGTGCTCTGCTATCCCGAGGGCGGAGTCGTGGACGACCTCACGCTCTACCGGTTCGACGACGCGCGCTTCATGCTCACCGTCAACGCGTCGAACATCGACAAGGACTGGGACTGGGTCACCGCGCAAGGCGGGGGCGGGACGTGGCGGAACATGAGCGCGGACACCGCACTGCTCGCGGTGCAGGGCCCTCGGGCGGAGGCGCTGGTGCAGCGGCTCGCCGATGTCGACGCGGTGGGCCTGCGCTACTACCACTTCGCGAAGGGGAAGGTGGCTGGCGTGCCCGCCATCGTCTCGCGCACCGGTTATACCGGCGAGGACGGCTTCGAGCTCTACATCCCGGCGGGCGAGGCGGAGCGGCTCTGGTACGCGCTGATGGAAGCCGGCCGGGCCGACGGGATCCAGCCCATCGGCCTCGGCGCGCGCGACACCCTGCGCCTGGAGATGAAGTTCGCGCTCTACGGCAACGACATCGACCAGACGACGAACCCGCTGGAGGCGGGATTGGGCTGGGTGGTGAAGCCCGCCAAGGGCGACTTCATCGGCCGGAGCGCCATTGAGGCGATGCGCGCGAAGGGGGTGCCGCGCAAGCTGGTGGGCTTCGAGATGGTCGAGCGCCAGGTGCCGCGACACGGCTATCGCCTCCTCGTCGGCGGTGAGCCGGTGGGCATGGTGACGTCGGGATCCTTCTCGCCGAGTCTCGAGCGCGGCATCGGCATGGGCTACGTGCGCGCGGATCTCTCTGCCGTCGGGACGGAGCTGGACGTGGAGATTCGCGGCGCCGCACAGCGTGCCCGCGTCGTGCGCACCCCGTTCTATCCCTCCAAAGCCAAGAAGTCGTAGGAGGCACGATGTCCAACGTTCCCGGGGACCTCAAGTACACCAAGGAGCACGAGTGGGCCAAGATCGAGGGTGATCGCGCCCGCATCGGCATCACCGCGTTCGCCCAGGAGCAGCTCGGTGACGTGGTGTTCGTCGAGCTTCCCAAGGTCGGCGCCAAGGTGTCCGGCATGAAGACCTTCGGCGTCGTGGAATCCGTGAAAGCCGTCTCCGATCTCTACGCACCCTTGAGCGGCGAGGTGGTCGAGGTCAACGGTCAGCTGCCCAAGAAGCCGGAGACGGTGAACAGCGATCCCTACGGAGCGGGCTGGATGATCGTGATCAAGATGTCGACGCCCGCGGAGGCGAACGCCCTCCTCACCGCCGCGCAGTACGAGCTGCTCATCGCCGGCGCCGGGCACTGAGCGGAGCCGCTATGCGCTACATCTCCAACACGCCCGCGCAGCAGAAGGAGATGCTGGCGCGGATCGGCGCCGCCAGCGTCGAGGCGCTCCTCGCCAACGTCCCCGCCAAGGCCCGCCTCTCCCGGCCCCTCGCCCTCCCCGCCGCGCTGGCCGAGGGTGATCTCGTCCGTCACCTGCGGCAGATGGCCGCGCGGAACGCGTCCGCCGACGACTTCGCGTGCTTCCTGGGCGCCGGCTCGTACGACCACGGGATCCCGAGCCCGATCAACCACCTCATCTCCAGAGGCGAGTTCTTCACCGCGTACACGCCCTATCAGCCGGAGGCGAGCCAGGGGACGCTGCGCAGCATCTTCGAGTACCAGACGATGATGGCGGAGCTGACCGGGATGGACGTGGCCAACGCGTCCATCTACGACGGCGCCTCGTCGCTCGCCGAGGGCGTCCTCATGGCGCATGCGGTTACGGGCCGCGTCGAGACCGCGTGGAGCCGCGGCGTGAATCCCCTCTATCAGCAGGTGGTCGAGACCTATTGCGAGGGCCCCGACTTCCGCCTGAAGTCGGTGCGGCTCGGGGACGGAGTCACCGACCTGGACGGCCTCCGCAAGGCGGTGACCGAGCGGACGGCGGCGGTCGTGGTGCAGTACCCGAACTTCTTCGGCTGCCTCGAGGATCTGCGCGCGGCGGCGGAGATCGCCCACGCCAAGGGCGCGCTGCTCGTGGTGGCCGCTGATCCCGTCAATCTCGGCTTCCTCACGCCGCCCGGGGCGCTCGGCGCCGACATCGTGGTCGGTGAGGGCCAGGGGCTCGGCGTGCCGATGAGCTTCGGCGGTCCCAACCTCGGCGTGTTCGCCGCGCGCGCCGATCTGGTGCGGCGCATGCCCGGGCGCCTGGTCGGCGCCACCGTGGACAAGGACGGCCAGCGCGGTTTCGTGCTCACCCTCCAGACCCGCGAGCAGCACATCCGCCGCGAGAAGGCCACGTCGAACATCTGCACCAATGTCGCCCTCTGCGCACTGATGGCGACCATCTACGTGTCCATCCTGGGGAAGGTAGGTCTGCGCAAGGTCGGGGAGCTCGCCACCGCCAAGGC from Candidatus Methylomirabilota bacterium encodes:
- a CDS encoding GNAT family protein yields the protein MADTPVAAAPYPRELERMVRLANDTLVRLRPIRPDDAPRLIAAYGRLSQLSVYHRFFTVMKRLPPDWAQVFATVDFRHRLAIVAERDTPTGSEIIGVGRYEPSDGEDAVEVAFVVEDGWQGFGLGPILLDAVLRAGEARGIQRFRAYVLADNSRMLKLLDRHTDVVERRLEDGVVSLLFRARPVTAASP
- a CDS encoding arsinothricin resistance N-acetyltransferase ArsN1 family A; this translates as MSEFAIRAATASDAAAICLIYNQGIEDRIATLETELRTPAERGQWLAARGPRHPVFVAEAPPGAEGPAVVVGWGSLNVYNPREAYRYVADFSVYVERGWRGRGVGRQLLAHLIEQARALDYHKMILSTFPFNESGVALYERMGFTKVGVFREMGRLDGRWVDTLIMEKLL
- a CDS encoding hydroxyacid dehydrogenase, whose translation is MKPLIVVGGGLHPEGLRLMEKEARVAVVSDSLSEAGMIAEAKEAAGILFRSKPLCSRALMSALPKLKVIGRHGVGLDIVDLPAATELGIPVVHAPGSNSNSVAEHAILLMLACAKQAVVVDQRTRKAEWGKSRWESLLEMNGKTLGIIGVGNIGRRVAKTAGALGMRVIGYDKYVAADELRNRGVEPMPDMASVLRQADVVTCHTPHTKDTHHMIDAAAVAQMKDGVIFINTSRGKTQDESALLAGLESGKIRAAGLDVFEEEPVSSDNRLLQLENVIVSPHIAGVTRETMKGMAVQVTEEMLRVLRGERPRVLGNPDLWPRLGHLK
- a CDS encoding putative hydro-lyase, with the translated sequence MPIDARHPKEIRADIRRGVLSGVTAGLAPGFVQANLAILPRDAAYDFLLFCQRNPRPCPLIEVTDVGSPEPKGVAPEADLRTDLPRYRIYKDGVMADEVTDITPFWRDDLVAFLLGCSFTFEWALLDAGIPLRHIDQGKNVAMWKTSVACRPAGRFHGPMVVSMRPIPQSMVSKAVTASARYPNAHGAPVQIGDPGAIGIKDVTKPDWGDFVGIQPGEVPVFWACGVTPQAVALASRPEFMITHSPGHMFITDLPNHALAAL
- the pxpB gene encoding 5-oxoprolinase subunit PxpB, producing the protein MIYPTPRFLPCGDLALSVELADEISREANARVLALEYLIRERRVAGITETLPTYRSLLVYYEPAQVNFDALTATLRALTPEARPEVLPPARHVELPCCYGGELGFELEAAATKLGLAPEELARLHAGADYHVYFVGFTPGLPYMTGMPERLNIPRLVNPRTKTPAGSVSIGGIQCCIYSVESPGGFWVLGRTPARLYDPAAAEPSLLRAGDTVRFRPIERAEFDSIAVEVAGGRWRPRITA
- a CDS encoding biotin-dependent carboxyltransferase family protein, with the translated sequence MNLLVQDAGPLTTVQDLGRMGQLRVGLPRSGPMDREAFVLANRLVGNGDNSAGLECTLMGPRLEFAAARWVAVTGAEVFVALDGEEMPRWESFRVPAGGVLRIGAARTGVRAYLAIAGGITTPLVLGSRATYVRGGLGGLQGRPLRKNDTLPLGPAPAGGTARRVRAEMVPTHGDEPRIDTILGPQDDRFTAAGIAALFGGPYEMLPQSDRMGARFKGARIEHTRGHDIISDGIALGAIQVIGDGQPIVLLVDRQTAGGYTKIGAVCSYEIGRVGQLKPGQRLRFRQVTVAAAHAELAARRAVLETAIA
- a CDS encoding aspartate aminotransferase family protein, whose translation is MTLEHAVRDYQAKTPRSRQLFEDALRVMPGGNSRTTTFFDPYPFYITRGSGARIWDADGNERLDFNGNYTSLILGHANPAVVKAIQDAAVNGMSFPGPSEHEIRLADILTKRIPTMEVVRFANSGTEATMHAIRVARAFTGRSKIAKFEGAYHGTHDWVLVSVATPEGEGGSRKRPKAVAWSAGVPGAVLKHVVVLPWNDLEACVRILEKEARDLAALIIDPLLANAGMIPVREGFLEGLREATARLGILLVFDEVISFRVAPGGAQARFGIRPDLTTLGKIIGGGLAVGAFGGRAEVMNFYDPRGGKGRINHGGTFNANPLTMAGGVATMEQLTPEAYARLDNLGDRLREGVGRVLRKQKYPGQITGTGSLFWLHHTKKRLTDYRSQRPEDPKAPVATFMALINEGFLISQRGLGACSVAMTDADVDRFVEAVGRVLAARAS
- a CDS encoding aldo/keto reductase translates to MDKRRLGSTGMEVSSICFGGNVLGWTCDEPTSFAVLDAFAAAGGDFVDTADVYSRWAPGHTGGESETVLGRWMKARGNRTRVIVATKLGNPMGDGPGDKGLAPARFAKAVEDSLRRLGTDYIDLYQAHIDDADTPLDETLRAFDGLVKSGKVRAIGASNYGAKRFAEALEVSAKRGLAAYATLQPCYNLVDRADYEAELEPLCRQRGIAVIPYFSLAAGFLTGKYHRGQALPSTPRAAGISKRYMNDRGWAVLDAVEGEAKRLGVTPGQVAVAWLLARPSITAPIASATSVAQMKELADATRIRLDDEAIGGLERAGA
- the gcvT gene encoding glycine cleavage system aminomethyltransferase GcvT; this translates as MTAHESGPLKRTPLYDVHVKAGAKMVPFGGWNMPVQYAGIVEEHRTVRTAVGLFDISHMGEFEVEGPSALTAVQRLCTNDAGPLTRGQVQYSVLCYPEGGVVDDLTLYRFDDARFMLTVNASNIDKDWDWVTAQGGGGTWRNMSADTALLAVQGPRAEALVQRLADVDAVGLRYYHFAKGKVAGVPAIVSRTGYTGEDGFELYIPAGEAERLWYALMEAGRADGIQPIGLGARDTLRLEMKFALYGNDIDQTTNPLEAGLGWVVKPAKGDFIGRSAIEAMRAKGVPRKLVGFEMVERQVPRHGYRLLVGGEPVGMVTSGSFSPSLERGIGMGYVRADLSAVGTELDVEIRGAAQRARVVRTPFYPSKAKKS
- the gcvH gene encoding glycine cleavage system protein GcvH; translated protein: MSNVPGDLKYTKEHEWAKIEGDRARIGITAFAQEQLGDVVFVELPKVGAKVSGMKTFGVVESVKAVSDLYAPLSGEVVEVNGQLPKKPETVNSDPYGAGWMIVIKMSTPAEANALLTAAQYELLIAGAGH
- the gcvPA gene encoding aminomethyl-transferring glycine dehydrogenase subunit GcvPA; this translates as MRYISNTPAQQKEMLARIGAASVEALLANVPAKARLSRPLALPAALAEGDLVRHLRQMAARNASADDFACFLGAGSYDHGIPSPINHLISRGEFFTAYTPYQPEASQGTLRSIFEYQTMMAELTGMDVANASIYDGASSLAEGVLMAHAVTGRVETAWSRGVNPLYQQVVETYCEGPDFRLKSVRLGDGVTDLDGLRKAVTERTAAVVVQYPNFFGCLEDLRAAAEIAHAKGALLVVAADPVNLGFLTPPGALGADIVVGEGQGLGVPMSFGGPNLGVFAARADLVRRMPGRLVGATVDKDGQRGFVLTLQTREQHIRREKATSNICTNVALCALMATIYVSILGKVGLRKVGELATAKAHYAAERFAAVPGVRLRFTAPFFKEFALTLPKAPDRVVKRLLKDRILAGVPLKTFDRAEKSTLLVAVTERRTKDEIDAYAAALAAAVA